AGAAAAAAGACGGTTACCCCAAACAGCAGAAACAGCAGAAAGAGAAACTGGGATATTTTCCAGACATCATGACCGTTGAGGATCACAACCGTCAATGAAACCACGATGCACCACAGCACTGCGCCAAACCAGTCGAAGCGGCTGTCTTCCTTGATATATTTAGGGAGAGTGCCGGCAATGAATATCCAGCCGAAGAGAAAGGCGGTAAAACTGATTGGAACGTTGAGCAGGAAAATTGTACGCCAGTCGTAGGCGTGCAGAATAAAACCGCCAATCAACGGGCCGGTCATCAGCCCAAGCGAAGTGGCAATACCCAGCGAACCAAGCCATCTGCCTATCTGCTCCGGAGGTACGGCAAGGCGTATTATAGCTGGCCCGGTAGACATCATCATAGCGGCGCCAAGCCCCTGAATAAAGCGTGAAACAACAAGTAAAAAAAGATATTGAGAAAAATAGCAGCACAGAGCGCCTAAAGAAAAAACCAGCATGCCGATCAGATAAATGACTCCCTTGCCATATCTATCCGATAGTTTTCCCCAGATCAACAGGGAAACAGAAATGGTTAAAAGATAGATAAGTACAACCCATTCAACTTTGACCAGAGTCGTTGAAAAACTGTCCATGATATACGGCAAGGCAATATTGATCATACTGCTGTCCATGGTCGACAAAAACACTCCGGTTGCAACCATGAAAAAATATGCCGTAGGTTTTTTTGCTAGGCTCATGCTTTCCTTTCATTGACTATTTCACCTATATTCCTACAAGTAAAGGACGATGTCAACCGAGGGATGTGGATGGCCACACGCAACCGAGAAGCCGGCGCCTGTTTTAGTGCAGAAAGGCCTTGCCGGAGGGAATAAAATTGCTAACCGGTCAAACCTGGCCAAAGAAGTTTACTCTTGCCTGCTCTGAATTTAAAAAAATATGAAAATAGATTGGTCACTTTAGATGTGATTCGGCAGTCTTCTTTCTTTGATACCCCTGGATCCGGCTCAAGTTTGGAGTAATGGCGCCAAAAAAAGGGTTTGATCAGGACTGCAGAGCGGGCGGCTGGAATTTTTCTCCGTTCCGTTGGCTAGCGACAAAAAAAGGCCCGGTGAAGCTAACTTCACCGGGCCTTCGAAAATTACAACAACTGCAATGTAGTGTGTCTTAACTTAGAATGCCAGAGAAAGACGCGCACCAACTTCGATCGGATCCTCTTCACCACCAGCAGTAGCATCTCCGGCCAGCAAATAGGCGCCTACCAGATCCAGGTTCAGGTTATCCATGATTTTGTAGGTAACAACCAGGTCGACCTCAAGTCCGAGATCATCTTCACCGAATTCATCTTCTTCAACAAGTTGGGCGTACCAGACATCCAGGCCAATGGTCCATTTAGGCATAGGCACCATTTTGACGCCAACATTGGCGGCCCAGATATTGGAGATTGCGTCGCCCGGGGATCCGTTGGACGGAGTAAGATCGAAAATGCCCA
This Desulfopila inferna DNA region includes the following protein-coding sequences:
- a CDS encoding MFS transporter, with translation MSLAKKPTAYFFMVATGVFLSTMDSSMINIALPYIMDSFSTTLVKVEWVVLIYLLTISVSLLIWGKLSDRYGKGVIYLIGMLVFSLGALCCYFSQYLFLLVVSRFIQGLGAAMMMSTGPAIIRLAVPPEQIGRWLGSLGIATSLGLMTGPLIGGFILHAYDWRTIFLLNVPISFTAFLFGWIFIAGTLPKYIKEDSRFDWFGAVLWCIVVSLTVVILNGHDVWKISQFLFLLFLLFGVTVFFLRWEFKRGDPLIPVILLRKKFYSVAMLSVTLSFAVLFFVLILMPFYFNYVLGLSFDKIGYMMMAVPVTLFVVSPLSGRLYDRMGSRYLTFMGMFVTGSAVIFLSAVTETSSLLDIGWRLSLLGCGQSIFLSPNTASVLSRVSLEDTGISAGMLATCRNLGMLLGVALVGMIFSYFFELLTDGQKLGGGYHIGLMPQFLQSFRYTFFVAAALAFSGAIISLRRR